ATTCAGGCTGGGCAAGCGGCTCCCCACCAGTTAAAGCAACCGAGTGATGCAGACCACGAGGAACATCGAGTCGGTTGACGAACTGTAGAGCATGGTGGGTTCCTATGGGATTGCTTAGAATCATGAATTTTCTAGAGCCTGGTTCAACTTCTGCTCGGAATGTCCTCTGCATTTTGCGTGCATCTTGGGTGTCGCAATACCTACAATTAAGATTGCAGCCAGAAAATCTCACGAAAACCTGACGAGAGCCAACTAAGAGACCTTCCCCTTGGATACCAGAGAATACCTCAAAAAGCCAACCTTCTGACGCTAGTTTACACATTTGACATATAGCCTAGACGTGCTTCTCCATGCAGTAAATAAAATGCCGCTACTTCCGCTTAAACCGTCGCTTCATCCCGAAAAGGAAACTTGAATTCCAAATCTTGATTCGCTTACTTGCCAATGGAGTAGTAATTAGAAAACGAGGGCTAAGCTTCTTCCCAATAGCATGCGCTGGAAGTTGGCGATTCCCAAATGGTGACTTTGTAGACAATTTCGCCGAGCAGTAGTCGCATCTTTTCAAATACCACTTTTGCAATCAACTCGGCGGTAGGATTCTGCTTTTGAAACTCGGGCAGTTCGTTCAGATAGCGG
This region of Armatimonadota bacterium genomic DNA includes:
- a CDS encoding 6-carboxytetrahydropterin synthase, which codes for RYLNELPEFQKQNPTAELIAKVVFEKMRLLLGEIVYKVTIWESPTSSACYWEEA